A region from the Nostoc sp. HK-01 genome encodes:
- a CDS encoding putative ribonuclease BN, whose protein sequence is MNFQAIVGLFQETFQEWSEDKASRLAAALAYYTIFSIAPLLIIVIAIAGAVFGEEAARGEIVRQIQGLVGPDGAKFIEIAIRNASQPKTGAIASVISILLLLLGATGLFTELQDALNTIWEVKPKPGRAMKNVVRQRALSFAMILGIGFLLLVTLVISTALTAVVGYFSNLLPGVDVIWQVVNFILSFAITTILFGLIFKVLPDAKITWNDVLIGAVITSLLFSLGRYLLGQYLGNSSFGSTYGAAGSLVVILAWVYYAAQILFFGAEFTQVYARRYGSGIRPTRNAIPMNNNGQSKRINSDRR, encoded by the coding sequence ATGAACTTTCAGGCAATTGTGGGGCTGTTTCAAGAAACTTTCCAAGAATGGAGCGAAGATAAAGCTTCTCGTTTAGCCGCAGCATTAGCTTACTACACAATTTTTTCGATTGCACCGTTGCTAATTATTGTCATTGCGATCGCTGGTGCAGTATTTGGCGAAGAGGCTGCTAGAGGTGAAATTGTCCGGCAAATTCAAGGTTTAGTCGGGCCAGATGGAGCTAAGTTTATCGAAATCGCCATCCGCAACGCCAGCCAACCAAAAACAGGTGCGATCGCCTCAGTAATTAGTATTTTACTCTTACTTTTAGGTGCTACAGGCTTATTTACTGAACTTCAAGACGCTCTGAATACAATTTGGGAAGTCAAACCAAAACCTGGACGGGCGATGAAAAATGTTGTACGTCAGCGTGCTTTATCTTTTGCGATGATTTTGGGTATTGGTTTTTTACTATTAGTCACACTGGTTATTAGTACAGCTTTAACGGCAGTAGTGGGTTATTTTAGCAACTTACTCCCTGGTGTAGATGTTATTTGGCAAGTTGTTAACTTTATTCTTTCTTTTGCGATTACGACAATATTATTTGGACTAATTTTCAAAGTTTTACCAGATGCCAAAATTACCTGGAATGATGTGTTAATTGGTGCTGTCATTACCTCCCTATTGTTTTCTTTGGGTAGATATTTATTAGGTCAATATCTTGGTAATAGCAGTTTTGGCTCAACTTACGGTGCAGCGGGTTCACTAGTAGTAATTCTTGCTTGGGTTTATTATGCCGCCCAAATTCTGTTTTTTGGCGCAGAATTTACGCAAGTTTACGCCAGAAGATATGGTAGCGGTATTCGACCGACACGCAATGCTATACCCATGAATAATAATGGTCAATCAAAACGCATCAACAGCGATCGCAGATAA
- a CDS encoding processing proteinase gives MSRCKVNSKQPMENHRNSEQRRSLLRLLSKFKISKSKKFFYALSLAVAFLIGTFNLTLAATTTAKYYTELQFAPLPEIKLPKYDRFVLQNGMVVYLGEDHELPSLNGAALVRTGNRLEPADKVGLANVVGTVMRTGGTKKHSPDELNEMLGQRAASVETSIGDTTGSASFEALSEDAEMVLGLFAEVLREPVFAQEKLDLAKAQLKDNIARRNDEPDSIADREFLKLIYGKDSPYARTAEYATVNRITREDLLNFYQQYFHPNNIILGIVGDFDTSKMRSLIQAKLGDWQPNHNITKSQLPEVSPANTGGVFFANQPQLTQSSVRMGHLGGQRDSPDYGALSVLSGVLNVRLFNELRSRQRLTYDVEASWSPEYDYPGVFVADGKTRSETTVQFIKALQTEIKRIQEQRITPAELALAKESTLNSFVFDFQYPAQTLSRLMTYEYYGYPADFLFRYQKAVAATTAADVQRVAQQYIKPNNLVTLVVGNETAIQPPLTQLATQVTPIDITIPGS, from the coding sequence ATGTCTAGGTGCAAGGTGAACAGTAAACAACCGATGGAAAATCACCGAAATTCTGAGCAACGCAGATCTCTGCTTAGACTTCTGTCAAAATTCAAAATTTCCAAAAGCAAAAAGTTTTTTTATGCTTTGAGTCTTGCTGTTGCCTTTTTAATTGGCACTTTTAACTTGACTTTAGCAGCGACAACAACAGCAAAGTATTATACCGAGTTGCAGTTTGCGCCACTACCTGAAATCAAGCTACCCAAGTACGATCGCTTTGTCTTACAAAACGGTATGGTTGTGTATTTGGGGGAAGATCACGAACTACCTTCTTTGAATGGTGCAGCGTTAGTGCGTACAGGCAATCGCTTGGAACCAGCAGATAAAGTTGGTTTAGCTAATGTTGTTGGAACAGTAATGCGAACTGGAGGGACTAAGAAGCATTCGCCGGATGAACTCAATGAGATGTTAGGACAGCGAGCCGCATCTGTAGAAACTAGTATTGGTGACACTACAGGTAGCGCCAGCTTTGAAGCACTGAGCGAAGATGCCGAAATGGTGTTAGGTTTGTTTGCTGAGGTGTTGAGAGAACCAGTTTTTGCTCAGGAAAAGCTGGATTTAGCTAAGGCTCAGTTGAAAGATAATATTGCTCGTCGCAACGATGAGCCAGATAGTATTGCAGATCGGGAATTTTTGAAATTGATTTATGGTAAAGATAGCCCTTATGCCCGCACAGCAGAGTACGCAACGGTAAATCGGATTACTCGTGAAGACTTGCTGAACTTTTACCAACAATATTTCCACCCCAATAATATAATTTTGGGAATTGTGGGTGATTTTGACACCAGTAAAATGCGATCGCTCATCCAAGCTAAGTTAGGCGATTGGCAGCCAAACCACAATATCACTAAATCCCAATTACCAGAGGTATCGCCAGCAAATACAGGTGGTGTCTTTTTTGCCAATCAACCGCAATTAACGCAGAGTAGTGTTCGTATGGGGCATTTAGGGGGACAGAGAGATAGTCCTGACTATGGCGCGCTGAGTGTGTTGAGTGGCGTGTTAAATGTACGCTTATTTAATGAATTGCGATCGCGTCAAAGGTTAACTTACGATGTAGAAGCTTCTTGGAGTCCTGAATACGATTACCCTGGAGTGTTTGTTGCTGATGGAAAAACTCGCTCTGAGACTACTGTACAGTTTATCAAAGCTTTACAGACTGAAATCAAGCGTATCCAAGAGCAAAGAATAACGCCAGCAGAACTAGCCTTAGCTAAAGAATCTACACTCAACTCCTTTGTGTTTGATTTTCAATACCCTGCCCAAACTTTGTCACGGTTGATGACATACGAATATTACGGTTATCCTGCGGATTTTCTATTTCGCTACCAAAAAGCTGTAGCTGCAACTACAGCAGCTGATGTGCAACGAGTAGCACAGCAATACATCAAACCAAATAATCTGGTGACTTTGGTAGTGGGGAATGAAACTGCTATTCAACCACCTTTAACGCAGCTGGCAACACAGGTGACACCAATAGATATAACGATTCCCGGTTCATAA
- a CDS encoding adenylosuccinate lyase — MGNLWTEFYKFQTWLQVEIAACEAQAELGYIPADAVVEIKAKANFEPKRILEIEAEVRHDVIAFLTNVNEYVGEAGRYIHLGLTSSDVLDTALALQLVASLDVISQRLTDLIEAIRQKAREHKNTVMIGRSHGIHAEPITFGFKLAGWLAEVLRHQERLKTLRETIAVGKISGAVGTYANIEPRVEAIACEKLGLKPDTASTQVISRDRHADYVQQLALLAASIERFAVEIRNLQKTDVLEVEEFFAKGQKGSSAMPHKRNPIRSERLTGMARLVRSHAGATLENVALWHERDISHSSVERVVLPDACILTHFMLVEITELVTNLLVYPENMARNLNCYGGVVFSQRVLLTLIDKGLNREEAYAIVQQSAHAAWNQPEGNFHDLISQDPRVTAKLSPAEIEKCFDPQHHLQHLDEVYKRLDI; from the coding sequence ATGGGCAACCTGTGGACTGAATTTTATAAATTCCAAACCTGGCTTCAGGTAGAAATTGCAGCTTGTGAAGCCCAAGCTGAACTGGGTTACATTCCCGCTGATGCCGTTGTGGAAATCAAAGCTAAGGCTAATTTTGAGCCTAAGCGGATTCTAGAAATTGAAGCGGAAGTCCGTCATGATGTCATCGCTTTCTTGACAAACGTCAATGAATATGTAGGTGAGGCTGGACGTTATATTCACTTAGGTTTAACCAGTTCAGATGTATTAGATACCGCTTTAGCACTGCAACTGGTTGCCAGTTTGGATGTCATATCCCAACGACTGACAGATTTGATTGAGGCAATTCGCCAAAAAGCACGGGAACATAAAAATACCGTGATGATTGGGCGATCGCATGGTATCCACGCCGAACCCATCACCTTTGGTTTTAAGTTGGCTGGGTGGTTGGCGGAAGTATTGCGTCATCAAGAAAGGCTGAAAACTCTCCGGGAAACCATTGCTGTAGGCAAGATTTCTGGTGCGGTGGGAACTTACGCCAACATTGAACCCCGTGTGGAAGCGATCGCCTGTGAAAAACTCGGACTCAAACCGGATACAGCTTCCACACAAGTAATTTCCCGCGATCGCCACGCCGATTATGTGCAGCAATTGGCATTATTGGCAGCATCCATTGAACGTTTTGCTGTGGAAATTCGCAACTTGCAAAAAACAGACGTTTTGGAAGTTGAAGAATTCTTCGCCAAAGGCCAAAAAGGTTCTAGTGCAATGCCTCACAAGCGCAATCCCATCCGTTCTGAAAGATTAACGGGAATGGCGCGTTTGGTGAGAAGCCATGCAGGTGCAACTTTAGAAAACGTGGCTTTGTGGCATGAACGGGACATTTCCCATAGTTCTGTAGAACGGGTAGTTTTGCCAGATGCGTGTATTTTGACGCACTTTATGTTAGTGGAAATCACCGAATTGGTGACAAATCTGCTGGTGTATCCTGAGAACATGGCGCGAAATCTCAACTGTTATGGCGGTGTAGTCTTCAGCCAAAGAGTGCTACTCACCTTAATAGACAAAGGTTTAAATCGGGAAGAAGCTTATGCGATCGTGCAACAAAGCGCCCACGCTGCTTGGAATCAGCCAGAAGGAAATTTTCACGATTTGATTAGTCAAGATCCGCGAGTTACAGCCAAACTCTCACCCGCAGAAATTGAAAAGTGTTTTGATCCGCAGCACCATCTCCAGCACTTGGATGAAGTTTACAAGCGCTTGGATATTTAA